The following are encoded in a window of Paraburkholderia sp. HP33-1 genomic DNA:
- the hslV gene encoding ATP-dependent protease subunit HslV: protein MEQFHGTTIVSVRRGDKVALGGDGQVTLGNIVMKGGAKKVRRIYNGKVLVGFAGGTADAFSLLDRFEAKLEKHQGNLTRAAVELAKDWRTDRMLRRLEAMLIAADATTTLVITGNGDVLDPEGGICAIGSGGAYAQAAAKALADNTELSPRDIVEKSLEIAGDMCIYTNHNRVIETIE, encoded by the coding sequence ATGGAGCAATTTCACGGCACGACGATCGTTTCCGTGCGACGCGGTGACAAGGTCGCACTCGGCGGCGACGGCCAGGTGACGCTCGGCAACATCGTCATGAAAGGCGGCGCAAAGAAGGTCCGGCGCATCTACAACGGCAAGGTGCTGGTCGGCTTCGCCGGCGGCACGGCGGATGCCTTCTCGCTGCTCGACCGCTTCGAGGCGAAGCTTGAAAAACATCAGGGCAATCTGACGCGCGCGGCCGTGGAACTCGCGAAAGACTGGCGCACCGACCGCATGCTGCGTCGTCTCGAAGCGATGCTGATCGCCGCGGACGCGACCACCACGCTCGTCATTACCGGCAACGGCGACGTGCTCGATCCCGAAGGCGGCATCTGCGCGATCGGCTCGGGTGGCGCGTATGCGCAGGCGGCCGCGAAGGCGCTCGCCGACAACACCGAGCTGTCGCCGCGCGACATCGTGGAGAAGTCGCTGGAAATCGCCGGCGACATGTGCATCTACACGAACCACAACCGCGTCATTGAGACGATCGAGTAA